A region from the Paenibacillus humicola genome encodes:
- a CDS encoding alkaline phosphatase family protein — protein sequence MRKKLTVSLLLLLTCAVGFGCQKPAGEMKEQDLQRVRSLQGGQTKKVIMILVDSLMPKTIDTGIRQKRLPTFQYLTEHGQYYRNMVSSFPTMSVTIDSSLQTGEYPDKHRVPGLTWYSAAERRVINYGTGPMEVLRQGPGTVLEDALISLNGKHLSRHTPTVYEELARRGLTSGSVNGLIYRGASGHELILPAWLHAPSHLPSRIPVKGPDLLALGSLANPLAERIDLPDGAADRFGLNNRFSAETAAYLIRAGKLPDYLFVYLPDLDQELHRKGPGAMEEVERVDGQLATVLQAFGSREEALRKAIIIVAGDSGMTPIMRAEKKPTVELGAIFKDDRLLRPGEPVSARTGLIAAVNETMAYVYRMNTDKTLRALAGELAADSRIDLAAWKERGWIYVLQGKTKKELRFKPGGKLADPYGQKWTAERSLDVLDVKADSRTGRIAYDRYPDGFRRLSAALSSHDGDYLIVTAKPGYELADRSSPKHNGGGGHGALGREETLVPLLIAGTRQKPEHLRMIDIKPFVLRLLTERQDQHPDGK from the coding sequence ATGAGGAAAAAGCTGACCGTTTCGCTGCTGCTGCTTCTGACATGCGCGGTCGGTTTCGGCTGCCAAAAGCCGGCGGGCGAAATGAAGGAGCAGGATTTGCAAAGGGTGCGTTCTCTTCAAGGAGGACAAACGAAAAAGGTTATCATGATTCTGGTCGATTCCCTTATGCCGAAGACGATCGATACCGGCATCCGGCAGAAGCGCCTGCCGACATTTCAGTATTTGACCGAGCACGGCCAGTATTACCGGAATATGGTCAGCTCGTTTCCCACGATGTCCGTCACGATCGACAGTTCGCTGCAGACCGGCGAATATCCGGACAAGCACCGCGTTCCCGGCCTGACCTGGTATTCGGCCGCCGAACGGCGTGTGATCAACTACGGCACGGGACCGATGGAGGTGCTGAGACAGGGGCCGGGAACGGTGCTCGAGGACGCCTTGATCAGCCTGAACGGCAAACACTTGAGCCGCCATACCCCGACCGTCTATGAAGAGCTCGCCCGGCGGGGGCTGACGTCCGGTTCGGTCAACGGCCTCATTTACCGGGGGGCGAGCGGTCATGAGCTGATTTTGCCGGCCTGGCTCCACGCGCCTTCGCACCTGCCGTCGCGCATACCGGTGAAGGGCCCGGATTTGCTGGCATTAGGTTCGCTGGCCAATCCGCTCGCGGAGCGGATCGATTTGCCGGACGGGGCAGCCGACCGGTTTGGACTGAACAACCGGTTTTCGGCCGAGACGGCGGCATATTTGATCCGGGCCGGCAAGCTGCCCGATTATCTGTTCGTCTATTTGCCCGATCTCGATCAAGAGCTTCATCGAAAAGGGCCGGGAGCGATGGAGGAGGTCGAGCGGGTGGACGGCCAGCTTGCGACGGTGCTGCAGGCTTTCGGATCGCGGGAGGAAGCGCTGCGCAAGGCGATCATTATCGTGGCGGGCGACAGCGGTATGACGCCGATCATGAGGGCGGAGAAGAAGCCGACTGTGGAGCTCGGCGCCATATTTAAAGACGACCGGCTGCTGCGGCCAGGCGAACCCGTATCGGCCCGGACGGGCTTAATCGCAGCCGTCAACGAAACAATGGCGTACGTCTATCGCATGAACACGGACAAAACGCTTCGGGCGCTGGCCGGAGAGCTTGCTGCGGATTCGCGGATCGATCTGGCGGCCTGGAAGGAACGGGGCTGGATATACGTGCTGCAGGGGAAGACGAAGAAGGAGCTGCGTTTCAAGCCGGGCGGGAAACTGGCCGACCCCTATGGGCAGAAGTGGACGGCCGAACGCAGCCTGGACGTGCTGGACGTGAAGGCCGATTCCCGGACGGGGCGGATCGCTTATGACCGTTACCCGGACGGCTTCAGGCGGTTATCCGCAGCGCTCAGCTCGCACGATGGCGATTATTTAATTGTAACCGCAAAACCAGGCTATGAGCTCGCAGACCGAAGCTCGCCGAAGCATAATGGAGGCGGCGGACACGGGGCGCTCGGCCGGGAGGAGACGCTCGTCCCGCTCCTCATTGCAGGCACCCGGCAAAAGCCGGAGCATCTCCGGATGATCGATATAAAGCCGTTCGTGCTGCGGCTGCTGACCGAGCGGCAGGATCAACATCCGGACGGAAAATAA
- a CDS encoding DUF421 domain-containing protein, which translates to METIWITTLRTLTGFFVLLILTRILGKKQLSQMTFFTYITGIALGNIAGDMVVHRDIKIIDGVAGLTLWALLTMTIEYVNLKSPKVRVLLDGEPTIVIKDGKIVKKAMASNKLNMDDLSMLLRDKDVFSVKQVDYAILEPNGKLSVLKKQEEETVTKKDLSVPMSRRLYLPTELIVDGKIVAKSLKELNIDRAWLEQQIKSGGASSVKDVFFAELQFDGSVFVDFKTDGQGLA; encoded by the coding sequence ATGGAAACGATCTGGATTACGACGCTGCGAACGCTGACGGGCTTTTTCGTCCTGCTGATTCTTACACGCATCTTGGGAAAAAAACAATTAAGCCAAATGACGTTTTTTACATATATAACGGGAATCGCGCTTGGCAATATTGCCGGCGATATGGTCGTCCACCGGGACATTAAAATCATCGACGGCGTCGCCGGGCTGACGCTGTGGGCGCTGCTGACGATGACCATCGAATATGTCAACCTGAAATCGCCGAAGGTCCGGGTGCTGCTCGACGGCGAGCCGACCATCGTCATTAAAGACGGAAAGATCGTCAAGAAAGCGATGGCTTCGAACAAGCTGAACATGGATGACCTCTCCATGCTGCTCCGGGATAAAGACGTGTTTTCCGTGAAGCAGGTTGATTATGCGATTCTGGAGCCGAACGGAAAGCTCAGCGTGCTGAAGAAGCAGGAGGAGGAAACGGTCACCAAAAAGGATTTGAGCGTCCCGATGTCCCGCCGCTTATATTTGCCGACCGAGCTGATCGTCGACGGGAAAATCGTAGCCAAAAGCCTCAAGGAGCTGAATATCGACCGCGCCTGGCTCGAGCAGCAGATCAAATCCGGCGGCGCAAGCTCGGTGAAGGACGTCTTTTTTGCCGAATTACAGTTTGACGGAAGCGTGTTTGTCGATTTCAAAACGGACGGGCAGGGACTCGCATGA
- a CDS encoding VOC family protein, whose amino-acid sequence MDRKPLETNTVTQIGILVHDIEKTAKAYSEFLGIEPRFVTTGTYEEAETEYMGSPSKARCRLAFFTVGPSLELELLQPDHEPSTWRHDLDKYGEGVHHIAFVVNGMKEKTMLLQRNNIPLLQKGEYPGGRYAYFDGTEQLKVVLELLEND is encoded by the coding sequence ATGGACCGCAAACCGCTTGAAACGAACACGGTTACGCAAATCGGCATTTTGGTGCACGACATTGAAAAAACGGCGAAAGCCTATTCGGAATTTCTGGGCATCGAGCCCCGTTTCGTCACGACCGGCACGTACGAGGAAGCCGAGACGGAATATATGGGCAGCCCGTCCAAAGCCAGATGCCGGCTCGCTTTCTTTACGGTCGGCCCGTCCCTGGAGCTTGAACTGCTTCAGCCGGATCACGAGCCGAGCACCTGGCGGCACGATCTCGACAAATACGGCGAAGGCGTCCATCACATCGCGTTCGTCGTCAACGGCATGAAGGAAAAAACGATGCTGCTGCAGCGAAACAACATTCCTTTGCTGCAAAAAGGCGAATATCCCGGCGGACGCTACGCTTATTTCGACGGGACCGAGCAGTTGAAGGTCGTCCTCGAGCTGCTGGAGAACGACTGA
- a CDS encoding carbohydrate ABC transporter permease, which produces MNKKMNIARRDFRNAMLFISLWIIGVIAFKLYPIVISFYYSLTDYSVVKKSEFIGFGNYNALFHDPLFYKSLSNTFYMICLGTVCSTAAAIAIAVLLNNKGIKGLSFLRVVFFIPTLVPVVIASILWIWLLQPDNGIINEVLGFFGLTGPVWLASPLWAKPAFILMMVWSSGTAIIIYLAGLQEIPDSLYESASIDGAGFFRKVFSITLPLLSPVILFNVVTSVIGIFQWFAEPLIMTNGGPDNSTLFYSLNLYRSAFQYFKMGYASAMAWILLVIAMIIILILFRLNKRFGYSE; this is translated from the coding sequence ATGAACAAAAAAATGAACATCGCGCGAAGGGATTTTCGCAACGCCATGCTCTTCATCTCGCTGTGGATCATCGGCGTGATCGCCTTCAAGCTGTACCCGATCGTCATCTCGTTCTATTATTCGCTGACCGATTATTCCGTCGTCAAAAAATCGGAGTTCATCGGCTTCGGCAATTACAACGCGCTTTTTCACGACCCGTTGTTCTACAAATCGCTGTCGAACACGTTTTACATGATTTGTCTCGGTACCGTCTGCTCGACGGCGGCAGCAATCGCCATCGCGGTGCTGCTGAACAACAAGGGAATCAAAGGGCTTTCCTTTCTGCGGGTCGTGTTTTTTATTCCGACGCTCGTTCCGGTCGTCATCGCGAGCATCCTGTGGATTTGGCTGCTGCAGCCGGACAACGGCATCATTAACGAAGTGCTCGGATTTTTCGGTTTAACCGGACCGGTCTGGCTGGCCAGCCCGCTTTGGGCGAAGCCCGCCTTCATCCTGATGATGGTATGGAGCTCGGGAACGGCCATCATCATTTACTTGGCGGGACTGCAGGAAATTCCCGATTCGCTTTACGAATCCGCATCGATCGATGGAGCCGGCTTTTTCCGGAAAGTGTTCTCGATCACGCTTCCGCTGCTGTCGCCGGTTATTCTGTTCAACGTCGTGACATCCGTCATCGGCATTTTTCAATGGTTTGCGGAACCGCTTATTATGACGAACGGCGGGCCGGACAATTCGACGCTGTTCTATTCGCTCAACCTGTACCGTTCCGCGTTCCAGTATTTCAAGATGGGGTATGCGTCCGCGATGGCCTGGATTCTGCTCGTTATCGCCATGATCATCATCCTCATTCTGTTCAGGCTCAACAAACGCTTCGGCTATTCGGAATAA
- a CDS encoding carbohydrate ABC transporter permease: MRLQTGTFMKGIETFVLYVVLLALAACFIVPFFWLLSESLKSPSELFEVPTRWWPKTIMWSNYADMFNSFPFFLYLKNTIIILIPNIVGAVISNTLIAYGFARLDWKYRDNVFMIVLITMILPYQVTMIPLFIMFHHLHWIGTFLPLIVPSFFGNPFFIFLLRQFLLGIPKELSYSAKIDGANEFQIYARIIMPLAKPVISTVVIFAFLGTWNDFIGPLIFLSDNKLYTLSLGAQSIMGTYDPKWNILMALGVTMTVPVLVIFFLLQKYFIQGVAMSGIKG; the protein is encoded by the coding sequence ATGCGACTTCAAACGGGAACCTTCATGAAAGGAATCGAAACGTTCGTTCTATATGTTGTGCTGCTTGCGCTTGCGGCCTGTTTTATCGTTCCGTTCTTTTGGCTGCTGTCGGAGTCGCTGAAATCCCCGTCGGAGCTTTTCGAGGTTCCGACGAGGTGGTGGCCGAAGACGATCATGTGGTCGAACTATGCGGACATGTTCAACTCGTTTCCATTTTTTCTTTATCTGAAAAACACGATCATCATCCTGATCCCGAATATCGTCGGCGCAGTTATATCCAACACGCTGATCGCCTACGGATTCGCCCGGCTGGACTGGAAATACCGGGACAACGTGTTCATGATCGTGCTGATTACGATGATTTTGCCGTACCAGGTGACGATGATTCCGCTGTTCATCATGTTCCACCATCTGCATTGGATCGGAACGTTTCTGCCCCTCATCGTCCCGAGCTTTTTCGGCAACCCGTTCTTTATTTTTCTGCTTCGCCAGTTTTTGCTCGGGATTCCGAAGGAGCTTTCTTACTCGGCGAAGATCGACGGCGCGAACGAATTTCAAATTTACGCCCGCATCATCATGCCGCTGGCGAAGCCGGTCATCTCGACCGTCGTCATCTTCGCCTTCCTGGGCACCTGGAACGATTTCATCGGACCGCTGATTTTCCTGAGCGACAACAAGCTGTATACGCTGTCCCTCGGCGCCCAGTCCATTATGGGGACGTACGATCCGAAGTGGAATATTTTGATGGCGCTGGGGGTTACCATGACCGTGCCGGTACTCGTAATCTTCTTCCTGCTGCAAAAATATTTCATCCAGGGCGTCGCCATGTCCGGGATCAAGGGCTAG
- a CDS encoding ABC transporter substrate-binding protein has product MRKTVSVLTAVVLTTGLVAGCSSGGGGGSTGSGTDTGSTGGSGDSKAGRTLTYWSPFSGDSQKWDQGRIEAFTKKTGIKVDVQFIAPDGGLSNGKLLAAISGGTVPDLVETSSPSRGYNFATEDSLMPWDPYLADIGFDSGSQALPGFKDLMKYDDKTYLLPQDSNVLLLYYNVDMFKEAGLDPDKPPKTIEELDQYAEKLTKVDNGKIERLGFVPWVDSGADPFTWLWMFGSKIYDPATKKLELTDDKSVNVFKWMNSYAQKYDPAKLKSFTSGFGGMFSPDHPFMTGKIAMTVTGNWFTNALKIYAPKVNYKVAKIPVPAGGREGGSPLYSNVFMIPKGAKNPDLAAEFVKFALTPEVNMDNFAQWRSIPITDDKFDEVTWTKEGDPIYKIEREEAKSENSGHPGLSPVSSELSDAITQLMDNVIYNNKDPKPLLQALQDKLQAEIDKG; this is encoded by the coding sequence ATGAGAAAAACGGTATCGGTCCTGACGGCGGTTGTGTTGACGACGGGCCTGGTTGCGGGCTGCTCGAGCGGCGGCGGGGGCGGCAGCACGGGCTCCGGCACGGATACCGGCTCGACCGGCGGATCGGGCGATTCGAAGGCGGGCCGTACGCTGACCTACTGGTCCCCGTTCAGCGGCGATTCGCAGAAGTGGGATCAAGGCCGGATCGAAGCGTTTACGAAGAAAACGGGCATTAAAGTCGACGTGCAGTTTATCGCGCCCGACGGCGGCCTCTCGAACGGCAAGCTGCTGGCGGCTATATCCGGCGGCACCGTGCCCGACCTGGTGGAAACGAGCTCGCCTTCGCGAGGCTACAATTTTGCAACGGAAGACTCGTTGATGCCTTGGGACCCATATCTGGCCGACATCGGCTTCGACAGCGGCAGCCAGGCGCTTCCGGGCTTCAAGGATCTCATGAAATACGATGACAAAACGTACCTGCTGCCGCAGGACTCGAACGTACTGCTGCTGTACTACAACGTGGATATGTTCAAGGAAGCGGGACTCGATCCGGATAAACCGCCGAAAACGATCGAAGAGCTGGACCAATACGCCGAGAAGCTGACGAAGGTCGACAACGGCAAAATCGAACGCCTCGGATTTGTCCCGTGGGTCGACAGCGGTGCGGATCCGTTCACGTGGCTGTGGATGTTCGGGTCCAAAATTTACGATCCGGCGACCAAGAAGCTGGAGCTGACCGACGACAAGAGCGTCAACGTCTTCAAATGGATGAACAGCTACGCGCAGAAATACGATCCGGCAAAATTGAAATCGTTTACGTCCGGCTTCGGCGGCATGTTCTCCCCGGACCACCCGTTCATGACCGGCAAAATCGCCATGACCGTGACGGGAAACTGGTTTACGAACGCGCTGAAAATTTACGCGCCGAAGGTGAATTACAAGGTCGCGAAAATTCCGGTGCCGGCCGGCGGACGGGAAGGCGGCTCGCCGCTGTACTCCAACGTCTTCATGATCCCGAAAGGGGCCAAAAATCCCGATCTGGCGGCCGAATTCGTCAAATTCGCGCTGACGCCGGAGGTCAATATGGACAACTTCGCGCAGTGGCGGTCGATCCCGATCACCGACGACAAGTTTGACGAGGTGACCTGGACGAAAGAAGGCGACCCGATTTACAAAATCGAACGCGAAGAAGCGAAATCCGAAAATTCCGGGCATCCGGGCCTGTCGCCGGTATCCTCAGAGCTGTCCGACGCGATTACGCAGCTGATGGACAACGTCATTTACAACAATAAGGATCCGAAGCCGCTGCTGCAGGCGCTGCAGGATAAACTTCAAGCGGAAATAGATAAAGGGTAA
- a CDS encoding VOC family protein: protein MGILKKEAICQIALVVKDIEQAARHYAELFGVDVPRIFQIPPHEEANTQYRGRPTSTRAKLAVIDLGPLVLELTEPDDEPSSWKEFLETNGEGVHHIGFMTDDREKTIGYFAQKGIPVRHYGEYPGGSYTFVDSGEQLGVILNIKHEPKQGGDPQ, encoded by the coding sequence TTGGGGATTTTGAAAAAAGAAGCCATTTGTCAGATTGCTTTGGTTGTAAAAGACATTGAACAGGCGGCACGCCATTACGCCGAGCTGTTCGGCGTCGACGTTCCGCGCATCTTTCAAATTCCTCCGCACGAAGAAGCGAACACGCAGTACCGCGGCCGGCCGACCTCTACTCGGGCCAAGCTGGCCGTAATCGATCTCGGTCCGCTTGTGCTTGAGCTGACGGAGCCTGACGACGAGCCGAGCTCGTGGAAGGAATTTTTGGAAACTAACGGAGAAGGCGTGCATCATATCGGGTTTATGACGGACGACCGCGAGAAGACGATCGGTTATTTTGCGCAAAAGGGCATTCCGGTACGCCATTACGGCGAATATCCGGGCGGCAGCTACACGTTCGTGGACAGCGGCGAGCAGCTGGGCGTCATTCTCAATATTAAACACGAGCCTAAACAAGGGGGAGATCCACAATGA
- a CDS encoding gamma-glutamyltransferase family protein has protein sequence MEFNPSEYPYASRRNTVYAKNGMVATSQPLAAQAGLDMLKKGGNAIDAAIAAAACLTVVEPTSNGIGGDAFALVWVKDQLHGLNASGPSPRSISIEAVKRAGYTEMPVYGFIPVTVPGAPAAWKALSERFGKLPLTETLRPAIEYARQGYPLTPTLGYYWASAVRHLQAKTAGDPFSSWFETFAPEGRAPRIGEVWRSPGHASTLQSIAESGAESFYRGELAEKIDRFSKQYGGFISAADLAEYEPEWVTPVSVNYRGFDVWEIPPNGQGMVALMALNLLKGFDFAGQGDAETVHNQIEAMKLAFADGLHYITQQDKMTASVEALLSEDYTLKRRALMTGRAGSPAAGEPPKGGTVYLSAADGEGNMISYIQSNYMGFGSGLVVPGTGIALQNRGHTFSLDPGHSNRLEPGKKTYHTIIPGFLSKDGKAVGPFGVMGGFMQPQGHVQVVMNMIDFRLNPQAALDAPRWQWIKDKTVHVEASFPEPVVEALKEKGHHIERITGSGTFGRGQIILRDEHGVLAGGTEPRTDGCIAAW, from the coding sequence ATGGAGTTTAATCCGTCCGAATATCCGTATGCCTCAAGAAGAAATACCGTATACGCCAAAAACGGCATGGTGGCGACCTCGCAGCCGCTTGCCGCCCAAGCCGGGCTGGATATGCTCAAAAAAGGCGGAAACGCGATCGATGCCGCCATCGCCGCCGCCGCATGCCTCACGGTTGTCGAACCGACATCCAACGGCATCGGCGGCGACGCTTTCGCTTTGGTGTGGGTTAAGGACCAGCTGCACGGGCTGAACGCCAGCGGTCCTTCGCCCCGCTCGATTTCGATCGAGGCGGTGAAGCGGGCCGGCTATACGGAAATGCCGGTCTACGGGTTCATTCCCGTTACGGTTCCCGGCGCGCCGGCTGCATGGAAGGCGTTATCCGAACGATTCGGGAAGCTGCCTTTGACGGAAACACTGCGGCCGGCGATCGAATACGCCCGTCAAGGATATCCGTTAACGCCGACGCTCGGCTATTACTGGGCGTCCGCCGTCAGGCATTTACAAGCGAAAACGGCCGGCGACCCCTTTTCAAGCTGGTTCGAGACGTTTGCGCCGGAAGGAAGAGCGCCCCGGATTGGGGAGGTATGGCGGTCGCCGGGCCATGCGAGCACGCTGCAGTCGATTGCCGAGAGCGGCGCCGAATCGTTCTACCGCGGAGAGCTGGCCGAGAAAATCGACCGCTTTTCCAAGCAGTACGGGGGGTTCATCTCTGCCGCGGATCTCGCGGAATATGAGCCCGAGTGGGTGACGCCGGTGAGCGTCAATTACAGGGGCTTCGACGTGTGGGAAATTCCGCCGAACGGCCAGGGCATGGTGGCTTTGATGGCGCTCAACCTTTTGAAGGGCTTCGATTTCGCCGGGCAGGGCGACGCGGAAACGGTTCACAACCAAATCGAAGCAATGAAGCTGGCCTTCGCCGACGGACTGCATTATATTACGCAGCAAGACAAGATGACGGCGTCCGTCGAAGCGCTGCTGTCGGAGGACTATACCCTGAAGCGAAGGGCACTGATGACCGGCCGGGCAGGGTCGCCTGCGGCGGGCGAACCGCCGAAGGGCGGGACGGTTTATCTTTCCGCCGCTGACGGCGAAGGAAACATGATCTCCTACATTCAAAGCAACTACATGGGGTTCGGGTCCGGGCTTGTCGTTCCCGGCACCGGAATCGCGCTGCAAAACCGGGGGCATACGTTCTCGCTGGATCCGGGTCACAGCAACCGGCTTGAACCGGGCAAAAAAACGTACCATACCATCATCCCCGGGTTCCTGTCCAAAGACGGAAAGGCGGTCGGCCCTTTTGGCGTCATGGGCGGGTTTATGCAGCCGCAGGGCCACGTGCAGGTCGTGATGAACATGATCGATTTTCGGCTTAATCCGCAGGCGGCATTGGATGCGCCAAGGTGGCAGTGGATCAAGGACAAGACGGTCCATGTCGAAGCTTCTTTTCCGGAGCCTGTCGTCGAGGCGCTGAAGGAGAAAGGGCATCATATCGAGCGGATAACGGGGTCGGGCACCTTCGGCAGAGGCCAGATCATTTTGCGCGACGAACACGGCGTTCTGGCAGGCGGAACGGAGCCGCGTACGGACGGGTGCATCGCAGCATGGTAA
- a CDS encoding ABC transporter ATP-binding protein, which yields MNNPLLEVKGLKKYFPIKKGLLGRTAGYVRAVDGVDLHVSEGETLGIVGESGCGKSTTGKSILRLIEPTGGQVLFQGKDLAKLSAEEMRKMRKDVQFIFQDPYASLNPKKKIRQILTEPLNVHEIGTKSERLRAVEEMIEIVGLKKEYLDRYPHDFSGGQRQRIGIARALIVKPKLIIADEAVSALDVSIQAQILNLLKDLKKEFQLTLIFISHDLSVIKHICDRVAVMYLGRVVETADKRKLFSSPGHPYTKALLSALPVANPKAVRERIILRGDLPSPANPPSGCAFHPRCPSAVDACKSAAPAPARIGSGQYVSCHLVQEEAAAAIKMG from the coding sequence ATGAATAACCCGCTTCTGGAAGTGAAAGGCTTAAAAAAATATTTTCCGATCAAAAAAGGGCTGCTGGGCCGCACGGCCGGTTACGTCCGGGCTGTGGACGGCGTCGATCTGCACGTGTCGGAAGGCGAAACGTTGGGCATTGTCGGCGAATCCGGCTGCGGAAAGTCGACGACGGGCAAGAGCATTCTCAGGCTGATCGAACCGACCGGAGGACAGGTTCTTTTCCAGGGCAAAGATTTAGCCAAGCTGTCGGCAGAAGAGATGCGCAAAATGCGCAAAGACGTGCAGTTCATTTTTCAAGACCCGTATGCCTCGCTAAATCCCAAAAAAAAGATCCGGCAAATCTTGACGGAGCCGCTGAACGTGCATGAAATCGGAACGAAAAGCGAGCGGCTCCGGGCGGTCGAAGAGATGATCGAGATCGTCGGCCTGAAGAAGGAATATTTGGACCGTTATCCGCACGATTTCTCCGGCGGGCAGAGACAGCGCATCGGCATTGCGCGGGCGCTCATCGTCAAACCGAAATTGATCATCGCCGACGAAGCCGTCTCAGCGCTGGATGTATCGATTCAAGCTCAAATTTTGAATCTGCTGAAGGATTTAAAAAAAGAATTTCAGTTAACGCTCATTTTCATTTCCCACGATTTGTCCGTCATCAAACATATATGCGACCGGGTGGCCGTCATGTATCTGGGGCGCGTGGTGGAAACCGCGGACAAGCGGAAGCTGTTCAGCAGCCCCGGCCATCCGTATACCAAGGCGCTCCTTTCCGCGCTTCCGGTCGCGAATCCGAAGGCGGTCAGGGAGCGGATCATTTTGCGGGGCGATTTGCCGAGTCCGGCGAACCCGCCGAGCGGGTGCGCGTTCCACCCGAGATGTCCGTCGGCCGTCGATGCGTGCAAATCGGCGGCACCCGCGCCGGCTCGAATCGGTTCCGGCCAGTACGTTTCCTGTCACCTGGTTCAAGAAGAAGCAGCTGCGGCCATAAAAATGGGTTAA
- a CDS encoding ABC transporter ATP-binding protein: MNALLEIRNLRTAFKTDRGQAAVVDGVDFSVEPGETLGIVGESGCGKSVTSLTIMGLLPENGKAEGRIRFDGRDLLACSAKQMRDIRGNQIAMIFQEPMTSLNPLHPVGRQIEESIRLHLKWPKDRAKARVIELLKAVGMPRAEEICREYPHQLSGGMRQRVMIAMAMACNPKLIIADEPTTALDVTIQAQILDLLRELKEKTGTSVMLITHDLGVVAEMCDRVIVMYAGQVVEEADVAALFEDPKHPYTIGLMESRPDIGKDQEYLDTIPGSVPMVHQMPHGCRFAPRCSKVMERCLAEQPPLREQGNRKCRCWLFTEGDRTDE, translated from the coding sequence ATGAACGCTTTGCTTGAAATTCGGAATTTGCGGACCGCCTTCAAAACGGACCGCGGTCAAGCGGCCGTCGTGGACGGCGTGGACTTCTCCGTCGAACCCGGCGAAACGCTTGGAATCGTGGGGGAATCGGGGTGCGGAAAAAGCGTAACGAGCCTGACGATCATGGGGCTTCTACCGGAAAACGGGAAGGCGGAAGGACGAATCCGCTTCGACGGCCGGGACCTGCTCGCTTGTTCCGCCAAACAGATGCGGGACATTCGCGGGAACCAAATCGCCATGATTTTTCAGGAACCGATGACCTCGTTGAATCCGCTCCATCCCGTAGGGCGGCAAATCGAAGAATCGATTCGGCTTCACCTTAAATGGCCGAAGGACCGGGCGAAAGCCAGAGTCATCGAGCTGCTGAAAGCGGTGGGGATGCCGCGGGCGGAGGAAATTTGCCGCGAATATCCGCATCAGCTCTCGGGCGGAATGAGGCAGCGGGTCATGATCGCGATGGCCATGGCATGCAATCCGAAGCTTATTATCGCCGATGAACCGACAACGGCGCTCGACGTGACCATCCAGGCGCAAATTCTCGACCTGCTCCGCGAGCTGAAAGAAAAGACGGGAACGTCCGTGATGCTCATCACGCACGATTTGGGCGTCGTGGCGGAAATGTGCGACAGGGTGATCGTCATGTATGCGGGGCAGGTGGTGGAAGAGGCGGATGTGGCCGCGTTGTTCGAGGATCCCAAGCATCCCTACACGATAGGCTTGATGGAGTCGCGGCCCGACATCGGGAAGGACCAGGAATATTTGGATACGATTCCGGGCTCCGTGCCCATGGTTCACCAAATGCCGCATGGATGCCGGTTTGCGCCGCGCTGCAGCAAGGTTATGGAACGATGCTTGGCGGAGCAGCCGCCGCTCCGGGAACAAGGAAACCGCAAGTGCAGATGCTGGCTGTTTACGGAAGGGGACCGGACCGATGAATAA